The Lysobacterales bacterium sequence GTCTTCGGCCAGGTGAAACGGCACGCCCGCGCGCATTTCGGTGGTCAGTGCCGGATAGCCCGCCGAGCGCAATCGCACCGCGTAGTCGGCAGCCACGGCGACGGCCGCGGCCAGATCGGTGGGGTCCTCGACGTAGATTGCGGAACGGTACTGGCTGCCGACGTCGTTGCCCTGGCGCATGCCCTGGGTCGGGTCGTGGCCTTCGAAAAACACCCGCAACAGCGTCTCGAAGTCGATCGCGGCCGGGTCGTACACCACCCGCACCACTTCCGCGTGGCCGCTGCGACCGCTGCAGACTTCGCGATAATTTGGCGCCGGCGTGTGCCCGCCGGCGTAGCCGACCGCAGTCGTGTACACCCCCGGCAGCGACCAGAACTTGCGCTCCGCGCCCCAGAAGCAGCCCATGCCGAAATACACCTGGCGCATTCCGGGAAAGTCGCCGTCGATTGCACGACCGTGGACATGGTGCGGGTTGGGCGGGAGCTGCGTGGTGCTGTGGCCGGCTGGCGCGGCCTCATTCAAGGATGTTGGCAGTGCAGTCATGACGAATCCGGTGATCAGAGGGCAAGGTAGTCGCCAGAGCGAAGACGCCGCGTGAACGAACACCGCGCTTGCAGCCGGCCGCTTCCTGGCTCGACAAGCTATCTTTTCTGATACATGATGCAGGCCATGAATGCGAAGCAGGTCATCGACAAGCTGAAGGCGGCGGGGTGGTCGCTGGCACGCATCGAAGGCAGTCATCACGTTCTCGAAAAACCCGGCATGCCGCGCCCGGTTCCTGTGCCGGTGCACGGCAATAAGGACCTCAAGCCCGGGTTGCTCGCAGCCATCCAACGCCAGACCGGAGTAACGCTGAAATGAACCTCGCCTATCCCTACACGCTCGAAGCGCAGCCCGGCGGCGGCTATCTGGTCCAGTTCGTTGACCTGGAGGAAGCCTTTTCTCAGGGGGATACGCTTGAAGAGGCGGCCTTCAATGCCGCCGAAGTGCTCTCCGCAATCCTCGCGTATCGGCTCGAACACGCGCAGGAAATTCCGCTGCCAAGCAAGCGCGGAAAGCGTCGTGCCGCTGCACCGAATGCAGCCGTGCAGTCGGCACTGCTGCTGCGCGCCGCGCGCGGGTCACGGCCCCTGTCCGAACTTGCGCGTGCCCTTGAAACCTCGTGGGCCGCCGCGCAACGGCTGGAAGATCCCAACCATTGGCCCAGCCTGAAGCAGCTTGATCGCGCAGCGCACATGCTCGGCAAGCGGCTGGTGCTGTCGCTCGAATGAGGTGACGCTCAGGCTTCACTCGTGCTGGGACGTTGTTCCGTCCCGAGTCGCCAGCACCCGCTCCAGCTTGCGTTCCAGGGCGCTGCGTTCCTCGACTGCCTTGAGCAGCGCCATCTCGATGGTGGCGAGGCGTTGCAGCATCTGCTCGGCGTGGCGTGCGCGTGCTTCGGCGTCTTCTTCCATGTGCTGCAGTTTGATCCAGATCATGCGTCGGATGTGGCGCGCTTCGCGTTCCTCGTCTTCCTGGAAGAACGCGACCAGCGAGGCCGAAAGCAGGGCGATCATCGACACCCCGAGCAGCATCAGGATCACCGCGAACACGCGCGCCGCCGGCGTTTGCGGCACCAGATCACCGTAGCCGACCGTGGTCACCGTGACCCAGGCCCACCAGATGCCATCGAGTGGGCGCGAGAAGCCCGGATCGAAGTAGCCGATGATGGCGCCGCCGAGCGTGGTCACGATCACGATCGCGGTCAGAATCGGTCCGAGCCGGTTCTGCGACAGCATGTGCCGCACCACGCCCGCGGCATTGGCCAGCAGCGACAGCATCACCAGCACGCGCGCGGCGCGTCCGAACTCCGCCCAGTCGGTGTCGCCCCACAGCGCCGGCAGCCCGAACACGATGATCAGCAGGTTGAGCCAGTTGCCGCGGAAGTAGCGACGGCGATGGTCGACCAGCCGCCCGAGTGCCGCGGCCTCGGCGACGAAGATCAGCCAGGTGATCCACGCGACCAGTTGCGCGACGGCGCTAGAGACCTGGCCGCTGCTCTCCAGCGACAACTGGATCGGTAGCCACAGGGCCAGCGGCACCAGCAGCCATTCGAACCAGTGACCGACGCGGCGCGCGCGAGCATTCTCGTCTGCGGCAACGCCGGCCAGCCCGATCCAGTGACCGAGGTTGCCGGCAGGGGGGGCTTTCGCTGCGGGAGAGACGGGATCGATCATCGCCGCTCCTGCGCGCGCAGCATCGGCACGATCCGCCGCGGCGGCACCGACAGCGCCAGCATCACCCCGGCTTCGCGCAGTTCGGCGGAATCGTCGAGCACGATGCGACCGAGATGATCGGCCATCAGCAGGCGTTCGATGCGTCCGCTCACGTTGAGCTGCGCCTGGGCGCGCGGATCGAACCATAATTCGACCCCGGCCACGTGCAGCGCCGCGCCGCCGCCATCGGCCGCGACCACGGCGCGCATCTGGTCGACCCCGCGCGCGATTTCGCCATACGGAAAGCGCGTCGTCGCCGGCGCCTTCAGCACGATCGCAACCGACAGCGTCAGCGAGCCTTTGGGTTGGTTCGAAACCACCGGCGGATTCTCGTCGCGCAGGCGCGCATCGAGCGGAAATTCGAAATCGCCATCGCTGCCGACGGCGATGCGGCGCACCCCGTCACGGGCGCGGATTTCGAGGCGGATCTGCGCCGGACTCACGCTGGTCTGCTTGCTGACGATGCGCGTGAGCGCTCGCAGGCGGTCATGGCTGGAGATCTCCAGCGCCGGGCGCAGCGACTCGTACAGCGCCGCGTAGGGCACTGCCGACTCGGCCGCGCGCAGCGACGCGGCGGCCGTCAGCAGAGCCAGGAATCCGAGCGATCGGTAGCGCATGTGCGCACTGTGCGCAGTGCCGCGACGCGGGTCAACTGCCGCCCCGTCCGGTGCGGGCCGCCGCGGGCACCGCAGCGAGTTCCTCCGCCAGGCGCAGGAGCAGGCCACCGACTGCGCTGCTGCGCCGCCAGCACAGCGCGATCCGCCGTTGCGGAACCTCGCCGCTGAAGCGCAGCAACTGCAGATTGGGACTTGGCGGCACCGGCGGCGCCACCGCCAACGCCGGCAGCAAGGTCATGCCGACGCCGGATGCGACCATCTGCCGCAGCGTCTCCAGGCTGGTGGCGCGGAAGCTGCCGGTCTCCGTCGCGCCGGCCAGGCGGCAGACATCGAGCGCCTGGTCGCGCAGGCAGTGGCCGTCTTCGAGCAGCAGCAGTTCCCGGTTCGCCAGGTCGCCGATGCCGATGCGCTTGCGCTTGCCGAGCGCGTGCCCTGGCGGCAGCGCCAGCAGAAAGTCCTCGACGAAGAGTTCGACGCAGGTCAGTTGCGGATCGTTGATCGGCAGCGCCAGCACTGCGGCGTCGAGGCTGCCCTCGCGCAACATGCGCAGCAATTCTCCGGTGCGGTCTTCGGTCAGCAGCGGGGTCAGTTGCGGGAAGCGTGCGCGGATGCGCGGCACCACGTGCGGCAGCAGGTAGGGCGCCAGCGTCGGGAACAAGCCCAAGCGCACCGTGCCGGCCTCGGGATCGCGCGTGCGCTTGGCCAGTTCGCGGATCTGGTCGGCCTCGCGCAGTACCGCGCGCGCGCGGTCTGCGATCTCGCGACCGACTTCGGTGAGCATCACCTGGCGCGAGGTGCGCTCGATCAGGAGCACGCCGAGTTCTTCCTCCAGCTTCTTCAGCTGTGTCGATAGCGTCGGCTGGCTGACGAAGCAGGCCTGCGCCGCACGACCGAAGTGGCGCAGGTCGGCGAGCGCCACCAGATAGCGCAGATCGCGCAGGTTCATCTCGGCTCCCGGAACAGTGCGCCGATGGTAGCCCAGCCCTCAGGCTGCGGCTGCCAGCGCAGGCTGCGGCGCGCTGCTTCGGATCAGATGATCAAAGGCGCCGAGCGCCGCGGTCGCGCCCGCGCCCATGGCGATGACGATCTGCTTGTAAGGCACCGTGGTCGCATCGCCGGCGGCGAACACGCCGGGCAGCGAGGTCGCGCCGTGCGCATCGATCGCGATCTCGCCGCGTGGCGACAGCTCCAGCGTGCCCTTCAGCCACTCGCTGTTCGGCAGCAGGCCGATCTGCACGAAGATGCCATCGAGCTCGACGCGGTGCAGGCCACCGGCGATGCGGTCCTGGTAGCTCAGGCCGATCACCTTGCTGCCGTTGCCGTGCACCTCCGTGGTCAGCGCGCTGACGATGACGGTGACGTTGGCGAGGCTGCGCAGCTTGCGCTGCAGCACTTCATCAGCGCGCAGCTTGGCGTCGAATTC is a genomic window containing:
- a CDS encoding LysR family transcriptional regulator, translating into MNLRDLRYLVALADLRHFGRAAQACFVSQPTLSTQLKKLEEELGVLLIERTSRQVMLTEVGREIADRARAVLREADQIRELAKRTRDPEAGTVRLGLFPTLAPYLLPHVVPRIRARFPQLTPLLTEDRTGELLRMLREGSLDAAVLALPINDPQLTCVELFVEDFLLALPPGHALGKRKRIGIGDLANRELLLLEDGHCLRDQALDVCRLAGATETGSFRATSLETLRQMVASGVGMTLLPALAVAPPVPPSPNLQLLRFSGEVPQRRIALCWRRSSAVGGLLLRLAEELAAVPAAARTGRGGS
- a CDS encoding type II toxin-antitoxin system HicB family antitoxin, translated to MNLAYPYTLEAQPGGGYLVQFVDLEEAFSQGDTLEEAAFNAAEVLSAILAYRLEHAQEIPLPSKRGKRRAAAPNAAVQSALLLRAARGSRPLSELARALETSWAAAQRLEDPNHWPSLKQLDRAAHMLGKRLVLSLE
- the msrA gene encoding peptide-methionine (S)-S-oxide reductase MsrA, with amino-acid sequence MTALPTSLNEAAPAGHSTTQLPPNPHHVHGRAIDGDFPGMRQVYFGMGCFWGAERKFWSLPGVYTTAVGYAGGHTPAPNYREVCSGRSGHAEVVRVVYDPAAIDFETLLRVFFEGHDPTQGMRQGNDVGSQYRSAIYVEDPTDLAAAVAVAADYAVRLRSAGYPALTTEMRAGVPFHLAEDEHQQYLSKHPRGYCGLGGTGVPCSP
- a CDS encoding ion transporter, which translates into the protein MIDPVSPAAKAPPAGNLGHWIGLAGVAADENARARRVGHWFEWLLVPLALWLPIQLSLESSGQVSSAVAQLVAWITWLIFVAEAAALGRLVDHRRRYFRGNWLNLLIIVFGLPALWGDTDWAEFGRAARVLVMLSLLANAAGVVRHMLSQNRLGPILTAIVIVTTLGGAIIGYFDPGFSRPLDGIWWAWVTVTTVGYGDLVPQTPAARVFAVILMLLGVSMIALLSASLVAFFQEDEEREARHIRRMIWIKLQHMEEDAEARARHAEQMLQRLATIEMALLKAVEERSALERKLERVLATRDGTTSQHE
- a CDS encoding type II toxin-antitoxin system HicA family toxin, translated to MNAKQVIDKLKAAGWSLARIEGSHHVLEKPGMPRPVPVPVHGNKDLKPGLLAAIQRQTGVTLK